From Gossypium hirsutum isolate 1008001.06 unplaced genomic scaffold, Gossypium_hirsutum_v2.1 scaffold_637, whole genome shotgun sequence, a single genomic window includes:
- the LOC121226920 gene encoding histone H2B, gonadal — protein sequence MPPKVSSKGAKKAGKAKAARSGDKKRKRRRKESYSIYIYKVLKQVHPDTGVSSKAMSIMNSFVNDIFERIAAEASRLAHYNKRSTITSREIQTAVRLLLPGELAKHAVSEGTKAVTKYTSSK from the coding sequence ATGCCTCCAAAAGTTTCATCTAAAGGAGCCAAGAAAGCCGGCAAAGCAAAGGCCGCCCGTTCCGGGGACAAGAAACGAAAGAGGAGACGAAAGGAATCTTACAGCATCTACATTTACAAGGTTTTGAAGCAGGTCCACCCCGACACCGGTGTCAGCAGCAAAGCCATGTCTATCATGAACAGCTTTGTCAACGACATTTTCGAAAGAATCGCTGCCGAAGCCTCTCGACTTGCCCACTACAACAAGAGATCCACGATCACAAGCAGGGAGATTCAAACAGCCGTTCGACTTCTCCTGCCCGGCGAGTTGGCCAAGCACGCTGTTAGCGAAGGAACCAAGGCCGTCACCAAATACACAAGCAGCAAGTAA